TTGAATATGATGTTGAAAGTGCTACGTTAGATACTACAAATTTACCCGATCAACTTGATGGTTTTGTATATTGCCCGGGGAGCATAAACCTAAAGCCTTTTAAAATGCTAACCGAAGATACGTTTAGAGATGATATGAATCTCAATTTCTTCGGCCTTGTAAAATCTTTAAAAGCCGTTACAGATCGACTTAAAAAATCTGAACAGGCAAGTCTTGTATTTTTTAGCACGGTAGCTGTAAAAGTAGGTATGCCCTTTCACACCAGCGTTGCTGCCGCTAAAGGTGCGATTGAGGGATTTGCAAAAGCACTAGCTGCAGAATATGCTCCATCATTTAGAGTGAATGTAATTGCACCCTCATTGACTGATACCCCACTGGCAGAAAAACTTTTAGCAAATGATAAAAAACGAGAAATGATGGATGCACGCCACCCACTCAAACGTGTAGGAACTGCAGATGATATTGCTAAAATAGCTGCATTCTTATTGAGTGAAGATAGTACCTGGGTTACTGGTCAGGTTCTAGGTGTAGATGGTGGTATGTCAACTTTAAACGTAAATTGATCGAGTTCCCTAAACCCGTTCAAACAATCTAACCAACCAACCTAATAATTATGAATACAGTTTCAATATTCTGGTTTAGAAGAGATTTAAGATTAGATGATAATGTAGGCTTTCTGGAAGCACTAAAAGGCGATAATCCCGTTTTACCTATTTTTATTTTTGATAAAAAAATTCTCGATAAACTTCCTGAAGATGACGCACGTGTCACTTTTATATTTGACACATTACAGACGATGCGCAACGAAATGCAGGAAAAATATGATAGTTCATTAGCCTTATTTTATGGAAAACCAGAAGATGTCTGGAAACAGATTTTAAATGATTACGAGGTAAAAGAAGTCTTTACCAATAGAGATTATGAACCTTATGCAAAAGAACGTGATGAGAAGCTTACGGCTTTATTTAAAGAAAAAAATATAGAATTTAAGACCTTTAAAGATCAGGTTATTTTTGAAAAAGATGATGTCGTAAAAGGAGACGGCGACCCATATATTGTTTACACACCTTATAAAAATAAATGGCTCGAGACTTTTAACGAAGACACAGACTTAAAAATTCACTATACGAGCCAATACTTAAGTAACCTTGTTAAAAATAGCAGATTACCCAATTTAATTTTGGGTGATATGGGTTTTAGAAATGCTTCAATTAAAGTGCCCGACTATGATGTTACCCCTACTCTAATAGATAATTACGAAGACACCCGCAATTTTCCTGCTCAGGACGGTACCTCACGGTTAGGCCCCCATTTACGCTTCGGTACCGTAAGTGTACGTAAAATGGTAAAAAAAGCACGTGCTGAAAATAATCAGGTATTTTTAAGTGAATTGGTATGGCGCGAATTTTTTATGCAAATACTTTATCATTATCCTGAAACGGTAGATAATGCTTTTAAAAAAAAATATGACCGCATAGAATGGCGTAATAATGAAGAGGAATTTGAAAAATGGAAAACCGGAACCACAGGATTTCTTTTAGTAGATGCCGGGATGCGAGAGCTAAATACTACCGGTTATATGCATAATCGCGTGCGTATGCTGGTTGCGAGTTTTTTATGTAAACATCTTTTAATAGACTGGCGCTGGGGGGAGACTTATTTTGCCGAAAAGCTTCTAGATTATGAGCAATCAAGTAATGTAGGTAATTGGCAATGGGCTGCGGGAAGCGGTGTAGATGCAGCTCCCTACTTCAGAATCTTTAATCCTATGACTCAAGTAGATAAATTTGATAAAGACAAAAAATATATCAAAACCTATATTCCTGAATACGACACTGATGAATACCCTGAAAAAATGGTAGATCATAAAGAAGCTCGGGAACGTTGCTTAACAGCTTATAAAGCTGCCGTCTCCTAAATTTAAGTCTGCCAAATATCTATAAAATAGGCTTAAGGTTTGCTTAAAAAATAATCGACAACGTTCATTCTTCTGTAATTTTGTGTCAAAATTGCAATAATGAAAAAGTTCATTTTAGTTTTAAGCCTTTTAACGTTCATATACAGTTTAACTGCGTGTTCAACAACTTATAGAACATCTCGTAATACAAGTTCATCGAGAGCCCCAGGTCAGGTTAAAAAAGCATACGGTGCTAAGAGCGCCAAAGCATTTGCTCCGGGACAACAAAAAAAGAATAAGAAGTATAAGAGAAAAAACTAAGTGAATTTAATTTTAGTAAGTCTTAAGTGTTTGTTCTTAAATAACCACCGGCAACTAAATCTCCAATTCTATTAACCTCTTTGAGTTTACCATTAGTAAGTATTAGTTTTCGATCTGCTAGTTTCCATACATCTGTATAGTAATGATCGGTAAGTAAAATGCCTTTTTTCGCTTTAAGCGAAATTAAAAAAGCGTGAATGAGTTCTTTGAATAGCGGTTCTACCATAGAAAATGGTTCATCGAGAAGTAGAAAAGGATGTTTTAAATTTCCTAAAATCAAAACCTCTAAATAGCGCTTCTGACCTAATGAAAGTTCGCTCACTCTACATTTTGCTATATCCGCCATACGCGGCGCTCTAAATATTAAATTTTGATCTTCTCCATTAAAATAGCTGGGAATAATGTCCCATACTTTAGCGGTTTTGGGTAAAAAACTAAACTGCGGCAAATAACCTATTAAACCTTTAGAAATTATAAAATTTTTATCCCAAATGGTGTGTCGCACAGGATAGCGTGCTTCATTAATTTTCAAGTATCCTTCGGAAGCTGTTGAAGTACCAAATAAAATTTTTAGCAGTGTGCTTTTACCGACTCCGTTGCTACCAAACATACCTAAAATTTCTCCAGTTTCAAGCTGAAAATCACATGATTTCAGTAATTCTCTATTACCGAACTGTTTGTGTATATTAGTTACTTGCAGGAGTGCCAAAAGCCAAGAGATTTGATAGAAGTAAAAAAACTAAAACTAAAATTGGAGATAATATTAAGTTCACAAACCAGGTTTTTGACAGAAGATGAAATTTCGTATATCCTAAATTATAGTACCCGTAAAATTCTTCTTTTTGGAAATAATTGAACGCAAAATATCCTACGGGTGTTCCTAAGATTCCGAAGAATATAATTGAAATTATCCCGCTTCCAAAAAAAAGCGTAACCAGTGTAAACAACAAAGCGTAACCCGTAATATCCCTGTAAAGTTTCCACATAAAATTAGATTCTAATTAAATTTAATACATACAAGGAATATCTATCGTGCGATAGTAGAATAATATACGACCTGTATGTGTTATTGACATACAAGCTGTATTTTAAGCTTTTAAAAACATAATTATGACCCTATTTATAGATATGGACGAAGTCATTGCAGACACGTACCAGGCACATATTGATTTATACAACAAAAAATATAATGCAACTCTTAAAAAAGAAGATTGCTTAGGTTCTGAAGTTTGGCAAATGGTTCCTGAAGAGCATCAGGCATATATACGTAATCACGCCAACGAACCAGGATTCTTTAAAAATCTTGATGTTATAAAAGATAGCCAGGAAATTTTGAAAGCACTTCAAGGCAAATATGAATTATATATTGCTTCTGCGGCTATGCAATTTAAAACGAGCTTAGAAGACAAAGCTGATTGGTTAGACACACACTTTCCTTTTATACCGTGGCAAAACCGTATTTTATGTGGACACAAACACATTTTAAAGGGAGATATTTTAATAGACGATCGCTCCTATAATTTACAGGCTTTTGAAGGTAGAGGTATTCAGTTTTCATCACCTCACAACGCACACACTATTGGTTTTGACCGCGCAGATACATGGCAACAAGTAGCAAATTTGCTCTTATAAATAAATTTTCAGTAAAAAAAATTAAGTCTTAAATACAAAATCCCGAAACTTAGGTTTCGGGATTTTGTATTTAATGCTATGTTGTAAGAGAACAATTAAGCAGTTCTAATAATTTTTGCTCCAATTGCTCGTAGTCGTTCATCAATATTTTCATAACCACGATCTATTTGTTCTATGTTATGAATTGTAGATGTCCCTTTTGCGCTTAATGCTGCTATTAATAAAGAAATACCAGCTCTGATATCTGGTGATGACATTGTAGTTGCTTTGAGACTTGATTTGAAATCGTGACCTATTACAGTGGCGCGATGCGGGTCACACAAAATAATTTTTGCACCCATATCTATCAATTTATCTACAAAAAATAAACGGCTTTCAAACATCTTTTGATGTATTAAAACTTCACCTTTTGCCTGTGTCGCTACAACTAAAATAATACTCAATAAATCTGGAGTAAAACCCGGCCAGGGTGCATCACTAATCGTCATAAATGAACCATCTATAAAGGTCTCTATCTCATAACCCTCTTTATGTGCAGGTATAAAAATATCATCTCCTTTACGCTCTACAGTAATCCCTAATTTTCTAAAGGTTGCCGGGATTATCCCAAGATCATTCCAGCTAACATTTTTGATTGTTACTTCGCTTTTGGTCATCGCTGCAAGACCTATCCACGAGCCTATTTCAATCATATCTGGTAATATAGTATGCTCACATCCTCCCAATTCTTCAACGCCCTCAATGATTAACATGTTAGAACCAATACCTTTTATATTAGCCCCCATTTTGTTAAGCATCTTACACAATTGCTGTAAGTAAGGTTCGCAAGCTGCATTATATATTGTAGTCTGCCCTTTAGCGCGTACAGCTGCCATAACGATATTAGCGGTACCGGTAACAGAAGCTTCATCAAGCAACATAAATGTTCCTTTTAAACCTTCAGGAGCTTCTACGCCATAAAAACGTTCTTCTTTATTATATCTAAGTTTAGCTCCCAGCTTAATCATACCCTCAAAATGGGTATCTAATCTGCGACGGCCTATCTTATCGCCACCAGGACGCGGAATGTAACCTTTACCAAAACGAGCAAGTAACGGGCCTACAATCATAATAGAACCACGCAAACCACCACCTTCTTTCTTGAAGCGTTCACTTTCTAAATATTCAAGGTGTAATGCATCACTTATAAAAGAATATTTACCCTTACCCAGCTTCTGGATTTTTACACCCAGATTGCTTAGAATATCTATAAGTTTATTTACATCAACTATGTCAGGAATATTATTTATGATAACCTCCTGAGGGGTTAATAAAACGGCACACAAAATCTGTAATGCTTCATTTTTTGCACCCTGCGGTTGGATGGATCCTTTAAGTTGATGCCCTCCTTCTATTTGAAATGTTCCCATTAAAAAATATGGCTAGTTTTTAGTATCGTTTTTTACCGCCACCACGTACAGGTTTCTTGCGATAATTAGTAGTTTTGTTAGTCTTTTTAGGTCGCATTAGCTTTTGCGTATCCCTAAGGTCTTCCTCCTTTTTAGCTAGATTAATGTTCCCATTACTTAACTCAAAAAGATGCTTAAAAATCACGTCATCATCTACGGTGTCTTTGTTCCAGTTTAAGAAACACTTCTTCATGTGATTAGCGATTGTAAACTCTAAAGCTTCACGCAATTGACCTTTCTCCCACTCTACGGCAACATCTATCATACGTTTTATGTTGTTACCATAAAAACGATATTTAGGATAGTTTTGAGGATAATCTAAAGGTTCTGGATGCTCCTCAAGCTTTTCTCGAGAAGGTTTTTCATAAGGCGATTCAACATCAAGTTTAAAATCACTCATTATAAATAATTGATCCCAAAGTTTGTGTTGAAAATCTGGAACATCTCTAAAATGCGGCTGAATATTACCCATTACAGCAATAATACTACGGGCAATTATATTACGTTTATTATCGTCTTCTTCAGCAATTGCCTGATTAACCATCTTTTGGAGATGACGGCCATATTCAGGTATGATGAGCTTTTCGCGCTCAGTATTATATTCTAATTGATCTATCAACTGTAAAAATTTAAGTGAAGTGTGGTTTGTAACTAAAACCTAGTGGCAAAGTACTAAAAAATGTACAAAAGCCCATCTATCAAGGTTAAATTAACCCCATTTTAGATAGATTATTCTTTTTTATAATGAAATTACACCTTCAACAACAGATACTTCCTTGTATTTTGCAATAACGGCATCTGCATCTTTCATCTGTAAATTAATTGAAATACTGGTATAGGTTCCTTTGCTAGAGGCTTTAGTTGTAATCACAGCACCCAGATTATCAAATATATGCTCAATCTTATTTATTTTCTCTGCTTCAGACGGAACTATAAATTTATATAAGTATTCTGTAGGCCAGTTGGTAGTTTCCTCCAGTCTTCCTTTCAGTTTTGCATAAAATTCATCAGAGTTAGTATCTGTACTCATAGTTTTGTTTTTTCTACTGCAAAGATACCATTCTACAACTAATTTTTTAAACGACTTCTATTTGAGTATTTTTACCGAAAACTTTAGATATGCGGCACTAATCTAAAATGGTTATAGGTGTTGTTTGTATTTAAACAGAACGCAATTGATGACAAAACGTATCGTTCTCATAGGAGGACCCAGCACAGGAAAAACCACACTCCTTAATGCTTTAAAGGCTAAAGGTCACACCTGCTTTGATGAAGTGTCTAGAGAGGTTACAAAGGCCGCTCAGGAAGAAGGAATTGATCAGCTTTTTTTGACGCAGCCTCTTTTGTTTAGTGAACTTTTATTAGAACGCCGCATAAAGCAATATCAAGAGGCATCCCAACTTGATCAGCAATTTGTATTTATAGATCGGGGTATCCCAGATGTGACTGCCTATATGGACTTTATAGGACAGGATTATCCTGGAAAATTTAAGGAGGCCTGCAATGTGTATAAGTACGACCACATTTTTGTCCTTCCGCCGTGGCGCGAAATACATACTACAGATCAGGAACGCTATGAAAGTTTTGAAGAAGCGCTAAATATTCAAGAAGAACTGATAAAGACTTATAAAGCCTACGGGTATAAACCTATAGAAGTGCCTAAAGCAGATGTTGAAAACCGGGTTGCATTTATTCTTGAAAATCTAGATTTATGTCTGTAACTCCCCTTGATATTTTACAAAAATATTGGAGTTATGAAAATTTCAGACCAAAGCAGCTTGAGATTATATCTGCTGTTATAAACAAGCAAGATACCTTTGCGCTATTACCCACCGGTGGAGGTAAATCTATCTGCTATCAAATTCCTGCATTACTACAAGAAGGCATAGCTGTGGTAATTTCTCCCTTATTGTCATTGATGCGGGATCAGGTTATGCAGCTTATCCAAAGAAATATAAAAGCATTGTACATACCGGGAGGTATTCATTATAATGACCTTGATGCGTTATTAGATAATTGTATCTACGGAAATTATAAGTTAGTGTATTTATCTCCCGAACGACTTCAGAATGAATTAGTGCTTGCCAGACTAAAGCAAATGAACATTTCACTAATCGCTGTAGACGAGGCACATTGTATCTCGCAATGGGGACACGATTTTAGACCGGCTTACCGCAACATTTCGGCATTTAGAAAAAACTTTCCAGAGGTTGCCTGTATTGCGCTAACCGCTACCGCTACAAAAAAAGTTCAGGAAGATATAATTGAACAATTAAATATGACCGAAGCTATGGTTGTTCAAAATTCTTTTGAACGTAAAAACCTGGCCTATAAAGTAGTAGCTGAAGAAGATAAATATGGCAGGCTTATACAACTATTTAAAAAATATACAGGTAGCGCTATTGTCTATGTGCGTAGTCGTAAAACCGCTCAAAACTATGCTTCATTTTTACAGGCAAATGGCATAACTTCCCATTATTATCACGGTGGCTTAGGCAATGGTGAACGCCAGCAACGATTTGAAGATTGGTCTAAAAACAAAACCCAGGTAATGGTTGCTACCAGTGCTTTTGGAATGGGGATAGATAAAGCCGATGTTACAACTGTTGTACACGTAGAATTACCTGAAAGTCTAGAAAGTTATTTTCAGGAAGCAGGCAGAGCAGGTAGAGATGGTACCACAGCACAAAGCATTATACTTTATAATCCCTCTGATGAAAGCAGACTGGCAAATCAATTCTTAAATGTATTACCCGCTGTTGAGTATGTAAAAAAGGTTTACAAAAAACTCAATAGTTATTTTCAGGTTTCTTACGGTGAAGGTGAGCAGGAAACATTTCGTTTTGATTTTATGGAATTTTGCAATACGTATAATTTTAAAACGCTTATCACTTATAATGCATTACAGCTTTTAGATCGTAATAGTGTTCTGGTCTTGTCTCAAGAATTTTATAGAAAGTCTACCCTTCAATTTACAATTTCACCTATTAATTTAACTTATTACCTCATTAAAAACCCGGGTATAGACACCGTGGTGAAAAGTATTTTAAGAACATATGGCGGTATATATGATCAACCTTTAGCTATAGATCATACGATTATAGCTAAAAAAGCCGGTGTGCCTCTAGCCCAGATTCATAAAATATTATTACAACTACAGGTTGATAATGTCGCTCTTTACGACCACAAAAATTATGACTCTGCTGTTACTTTTCTGGTACAACGCGAAGATGTTTTAACAGTAAATAAAATTTCAAAACATATTACCGCTCAAAATACCCGAAAAGTAAATCAAGTAAACAGTATAATAAGCTATTTAAATACAAATACTATTTGTAGAAGTATACAGCTTCTGGCTTATTTTGAAGAAAAACAACTAACTCCCTGCGGAGTTTGCGATGTATGTATACGTGCAAGGCGAAAAGCTAAATTAGTAACCACTAAAATGATTGAGTCTAAAATAGTAGCTTTGCTTCAGGTTAAAAATCACACCTCTACATCCATTGTTGAAACACTATATACGCTTGAAGAAGCTGAAATTATAAAGGCGCTGAAAAATCTTTTAGCTACTGAAAAAATACAAATAACTCCTTCTAATTCATATAAACTGAAATGAAAGATTTAAGAATTGTTTTTATGGGAACACCAGATTTTGCTGTTGCCGGATTACAAAAACTGGTTGAAAATAATTATAAGATTGTGGGTGTTATAACTGCGCCAGACAGACCTGCGGGTAGAGGTCAAAAAATTCAACAGAGTGCTGTTAAAACCTATGCTCAAAGTCAGAATCTAAACGTTTTACAACCCACTAATTTAAAGGATGAAGACTTTCTGGCAGAATTAAAAGCACTTAAAGCAAATTTGCAGATTGTTGTGGCCTTTAGAATGCTACCGCAGGTAGTATGGCAAATGCCAGAATACGGCACTTTTAACTTACATGCATCACTACTTCCTGATTATAGAGGCGCAGCTCCTATAAACTGGGCTATTATAAAGGGAGAAACCGAAACCGGTATAAGTACCTTCTTTATAGATGAAAAGATAGATACCGGTGCAATTATATTTCAGGAAAAGCTCAAGATTGCTTCAGATGAAAGTGCGGGAATTTTACACGATCGACTGATGCATCTAGGTAGTGATCTAATACTTAAAACTGTAAAACATATAGAACAGGGTGAAGTATCAACTACTATACAGTCTAAACAGGAGCAGCTGCATACTGCATACAAGTTAAACAGGGAGAATACCCGAATCAATTGGTCAGCATCTATTGTAGACGTTCATAACTTAATACGTGGTTTGAGCCCATATCCTGTTGCTTACACGCATTTTAGCAATGGTGATGATAAGGAATATCAATTAAAAATTTATCAGGCATCTAAGACCTCTAATGAAGAATTACCCTTATTGAATACAGAACCGGGCAAAATCTTGGTGCACGACGGCAAACTATATGTTGCAACCCAAAATGATTGGATTGAATTAATAGAAGTTCAACTTTCTGGTAAGAAAAAAATGCTGGTAAAAGATTTACTAAATGGATTTACTTTTAATGAAGATGCTAAAATGCTGTAAGGCCGCATAACTGCTGATGTTTCTGAATTTTTGTTAAAAACAGCTATCCTTGTTAACAAAATGTTAAAGTTATTAACAGAAAACTGAATTTCCTGCGCTATTACTTGCCTGAACGAAATATCCGTCTAAATTTGTTAGAATATAAATAAAAGTTTAACCGACATTTAATTTTAAAATTTACATTATGAACAAATCAGATTTAATTGATGCAATGGCAGAAAGTGCTGGAATTACTAAAGCAGCAGCTAAAAAAGCATTAGAATCTTTCTTAGGCAATGTTGAAAAATCTTTAAAGAACGGAGATCGCGTTTCTTTAGTA
The sequence above is a segment of the Leeuwenhoekiella sp. MAR_2009_132 genome. Coding sequences within it:
- a CDS encoding DUF493 family protein; its protein translation is MSTDTNSDEFYAKLKGRLEETTNWPTEYLYKFIVPSEAEKINKIEHIFDNLGAVITTKASSKGTYTSISINLQMKDADAVIAKYKEVSVVEGVISL
- a CDS encoding HU family DNA-binding protein; its protein translation is MNKSDLIDAMAESAGITKAAAKKALESFLGNVEKSLKNGDRVSLVGFGSWSVSQRAAREGRNPQTGKTIQIAAKNVVKFKAGSELSDAVN
- the murA gene encoding UDP-N-acetylglucosamine 1-carboxyvinyltransferase — protein: MGTFQIEGGHQLKGSIQPQGAKNEALQILCAVLLTPQEVIINNIPDIVDVNKLIDILSNLGVKIQKLGKGKYSFISDALHLEYLESERFKKEGGGLRGSIMIVGPLLARFGKGYIPRPGGDKIGRRRLDTHFEGMIKLGAKLRYNKEERFYGVEAPEGLKGTFMLLDEASVTGTANIVMAAVRAKGQTTIYNAACEPYLQQLCKMLNKMGANIKGIGSNMLIIEGVEELGGCEHTILPDMIEIGSWIGLAAMTKSEVTIKNVSWNDLGIIPATFRKLGITVERKGDDIFIPAHKEGYEIETFIDGSFMTISDAPWPGFTPDLLSIILVVATQAKGEVLIHQKMFESRLFFVDKLIDMGAKIILCDPHRATVIGHDFKSSLKATTMSSPDIRAGISLLIAALSAKGTSTIHNIEQIDRGYENIDERLRAIGAKIIRTA
- a CDS encoding ATP-binding cassette domain-containing protein, translated to MALLQVTNIHKQFGNRELLKSCDFQLETGEILGMFGSNGVGKSTLLKILFGTSTASEGYLKINEARYPVRHTIWDKNFIISKGLIGYLPQFSFLPKTAKVWDIIPSYFNGEDQNLIFRAPRMADIAKCRVSELSLGQKRYLEVLILGNLKHPFLLLDEPFSMVEPLFKELIHAFLISLKAKKGILLTDHYYTDVWKLADRKLILTNGKLKEVNRIGDLVAGGYLRTNT
- a CDS encoding 5' nucleotidase, NT5C type codes for the protein MTLFIDMDEVIADTYQAHIDLYNKKYNATLKKEDCLGSEVWQMVPEEHQAYIRNHANEPGFFKNLDVIKDSQEILKALQGKYELYIASAAMQFKTSLEDKADWLDTHFPFIPWQNRILCGHKHILKGDILIDDRSYNLQAFEGRGIQFSSPHNAHTIGFDRADTWQQVANLLL
- a CDS encoding AAA family ATPase, which produces MTKRIVLIGGPSTGKTTLLNALKAKGHTCFDEVSREVTKAAQEEGIDQLFLTQPLLFSELLLERRIKQYQEASQLDQQFVFIDRGIPDVTAYMDFIGQDYPGKFKEACNVYKYDHIFVLPPWREIHTTDQERYESFEEALNIQEELIKTYKAYGYKPIEVPKADVENRVAFILENLDLCL
- a CDS encoding SDR family NAD(P)-dependent oxidoreductase; its protein translation is MKKNILLIGGSHGIGKAIVQLIHEDYNVFIASRTSEDLDFLNATHIEYDVESATLDTTNLPDQLDGFVYCPGSINLKPFKMLTEDTFRDDMNLNFFGLVKSLKAVTDRLKKSEQASLVFFSTVAVKVGMPFHTSVAAAKGAIEGFAKALAAEYAPSFRVNVIAPSLTDTPLAEKLLANDKKREMMDARHPLKRVGTADDIAKIAAFLLSEDSTWVTGQVLGVDGGMSTLNVN
- the fmt gene encoding methionyl-tRNA formyltransferase; this translates as MKDLRIVFMGTPDFAVAGLQKLVENNYKIVGVITAPDRPAGRGQKIQQSAVKTYAQSQNLNVLQPTNLKDEDFLAELKALKANLQIVVAFRMLPQVVWQMPEYGTFNLHASLLPDYRGAAPINWAIIKGETETGISTFFIDEKIDTGAIIFQEKLKIASDESAGILHDRLMHLGSDLILKTVKHIEQGEVSTTIQSKQEQLHTAYKLNRENTRINWSASIVDVHNLIRGLSPYPVAYTHFSNGDDKEYQLKIYQASKTSNEELPLLNTEPGKILVHDGKLYVATQNDWIELIEVQLSGKKKMLVKDLLNGFTFNEDAKML
- a CDS encoding DUF4290 domain-containing protein: MIDQLEYNTEREKLIIPEYGRHLQKMVNQAIAEEDDNKRNIIARSIIAVMGNIQPHFRDVPDFQHKLWDQLFIMSDFKLDVESPYEKPSREKLEEHPEPLDYPQNYPKYRFYGNNIKRMIDVAVEWEKGQLREALEFTIANHMKKCFLNWNKDTVDDDVIFKHLFELSNGNINLAKKEEDLRDTQKLMRPKKTNKTTNYRKKPVRGGGKKRY
- a CDS encoding ATP-dependent DNA helicase RecQ is translated as MSVTPLDILQKYWSYENFRPKQLEIISAVINKQDTFALLPTGGGKSICYQIPALLQEGIAVVISPLLSLMRDQVMQLIQRNIKALYIPGGIHYNDLDALLDNCIYGNYKLVYLSPERLQNELVLARLKQMNISLIAVDEAHCISQWGHDFRPAYRNISAFRKNFPEVACIALTATATKKVQEDIIEQLNMTEAMVVQNSFERKNLAYKVVAEEDKYGRLIQLFKKYTGSAIVYVRSRKTAQNYASFLQANGITSHYYHGGLGNGERQQRFEDWSKNKTQVMVATSAFGMGIDKADVTTVVHVELPESLESYFQEAGRAGRDGTTAQSIILYNPSDESRLANQFLNVLPAVEYVKKVYKKLNSYFQVSYGEGEQETFRFDFMEFCNTYNFKTLITYNALQLLDRNSVLVLSQEFYRKSTLQFTISPINLTYYLIKNPGIDTVVKSILRTYGGIYDQPLAIDHTIIAKKAGVPLAQIHKILLQLQVDNVALYDHKNYDSAVTFLVQREDVLTVNKISKHITAQNTRKVNQVNSIISYLNTNTICRSIQLLAYFEEKQLTPCGVCDVCIRARRKAKLVTTKMIESKIVALLQVKNHTSTSIVETLYTLEEAEIIKALKNLLATEKIQITPSNSYKLK
- a CDS encoding cryptochrome/photolyase family protein produces the protein MNTVSIFWFRRDLRLDDNVGFLEALKGDNPVLPIFIFDKKILDKLPEDDARVTFIFDTLQTMRNEMQEKYDSSLALFYGKPEDVWKQILNDYEVKEVFTNRDYEPYAKERDEKLTALFKEKNIEFKTFKDQVIFEKDDVVKGDGDPYIVYTPYKNKWLETFNEDTDLKIHYTSQYLSNLVKNSRLPNLILGDMGFRNASIKVPDYDVTPTLIDNYEDTRNFPAQDGTSRLGPHLRFGTVSVRKMVKKARAENNQVFLSELVWREFFMQILYHYPETVDNAFKKKYDRIEWRNNEEEFEKWKTGTTGFLLVDAGMRELNTTGYMHNRVRMLVASFLCKHLLIDWRWGETYFAEKLLDYEQSSNVGNWQWAAGSGVDAAPYFRIFNPMTQVDKFDKDKKYIKTYIPEYDTDEYPEKMVDHKEARERCLTAYKAAVS